One genomic segment of Luteimonas galliterrae includes these proteins:
- a CDS encoding efflux RND transporter permease subunit produces the protein MSIAELSIKRPVTAIMFFVSMLAIGLIAAVRLPLEAFPEVSPPFIFVQLPYSGSTPEEVERTVLRPVEEAVATMSGIKRINSTARADGAEIFIEFSDWSRDVAIAASEARERIDAIREDLPDDLTRYFVMKFSTTDQPVLRLRLAGANGTDLSGDYELIDREFKRRLERIPGVAKVEVSGASPNEVEIAIAPDRLTAHGIGLNDLTTRLQAVNFSISAGQIDNAGQRLRVQPAGEITDLQQLRDLVIDTKGLRLGDIAEVNFKQARTDYGRRLDGRPAVGLDIFKERNANLVEVSRNALKEVEEIRKQPALRDIQTKIFDNQGKNVTKSLTDLAEAGGIGLVLSIAVLFFFLRHWPSTLMVTLAIPICFVMTLGFMYFAGVTLNILTMMGLLLAVGMLVDNAVVVVESIYQERERMPDQPRLASILGTRHVAIALSAGTLCHCIVFIPNLFGERNFLSIYLSQIAITISVSLLASWLVAVSLIPMISARLKTPPAVRSDRGLIPRLQTAYARLLRWTLAHRGWSVLGILVIVAVSIYPMKHTKFDMFGGDDGTETYVGYNWKGSYTIPQMSQEILRVENYLEENRKKYHIKQIYSFFGEQGDAGTMVTFEDDMAGKTKPLVEAIGKDMPKSARADINVGNGGGGPGGGQPGQNVQVQLVGDSSETLMALGNDLVPILSKRKELRDVRVDIGDQNSELTVSVDRERAATFGFSAEQVSRFVGLALRGAQLREFRRGETEVPVWVRFAGAERYGVEDIAAFTVRAPDGRTVPLLSMVDVAVRPAATQVQRTNRQTTLTLKANLAAKTTMPEARKAMEDTLKSISFPAGYSYSFDGSAFQEDDDAMKQMMFNLVIALIMIYVVMAAVFESLLFPSAIMSGVLFSVFGVFWLFWLTGTTFGIMSFIGILVLMGVVVNNGIVMIEHINNLRRRGLSRTEALVEGSRERLRPILMTMGTAILAMVPIALATGGGNNNMPAYYPMARAIAGGLAFSTVVSLLFLPTIYAMLDDLKHGSSKLTARARAGRGNMPTAAITAIKAE, from the coding sequence ATGAGCATCGCCGAACTCAGCATCAAGCGGCCGGTCACGGCGATCATGTTCTTCGTCTCGATGCTGGCGATCGGCCTGATCGCGGCTGTGCGGTTGCCGCTGGAGGCGTTCCCGGAAGTCTCGCCGCCTTTCATCTTCGTCCAGCTGCCGTATAGCGGTTCCACCCCGGAGGAAGTCGAGCGCACGGTGCTGCGGCCGGTCGAAGAGGCCGTCGCCACCATGTCCGGCATCAAGCGCATCAATTCCACTGCGCGCGCCGACGGCGCCGAGATCTTTATCGAGTTTTCGGACTGGAGCCGCGACGTGGCCATCGCGGCATCGGAAGCGCGCGAACGGATCGACGCCATCCGCGAGGATCTGCCGGACGACCTGACGCGCTACTTCGTGATGAAGTTCTCCACCACCGACCAGCCGGTGCTGCGGCTGCGCCTGGCCGGCGCGAACGGCACCGACCTGAGCGGCGACTACGAGCTGATCGATCGCGAATTCAAGCGCCGCCTGGAGCGCATACCGGGCGTGGCCAAGGTCGAGGTTTCGGGCGCGTCGCCGAACGAGGTGGAGATCGCGATCGCGCCGGACCGCCTGACCGCGCACGGGATCGGCCTCAACGATCTCACCACCCGCCTGCAGGCGGTGAATTTCTCCATCTCCGCAGGCCAGATCGACAACGCAGGCCAGCGCCTGCGCGTGCAGCCCGCGGGCGAAATCACCGACCTGCAACAGCTGCGCGACCTGGTCATCGATACCAAGGGCCTGCGCCTGGGCGATATCGCAGAGGTCAATTTCAAGCAAGCGCGCACCGACTACGGCCGCCGCCTCGACGGGAGGCCGGCGGTCGGCCTGGACATCTTCAAGGAGCGCAACGCGAACCTGGTGGAAGTTTCGCGCAATGCGTTGAAGGAAGTGGAGGAGATCCGCAAGCAGCCGGCGCTGCGCGACATCCAGACCAAGATCTTCGACAACCAGGGCAAGAACGTCACCAAATCGCTGACCGACCTGGCCGAGGCCGGCGGCATCGGCCTGGTACTGTCCATCGCGGTCCTGTTCTTCTTCCTGCGCCACTGGCCGTCGACGCTGATGGTGACGCTGGCGATCCCGATCTGCTTCGTGATGACGCTGGGTTTCATGTACTTCGCCGGCGTTACGTTGAACATCCTGACGATGATGGGCCTGCTGCTGGCGGTGGGTATGTTGGTCGACAACGCCGTGGTGGTGGTCGAAAGCATCTACCAGGAGCGCGAACGTATGCCCGACCAGCCGCGGCTGGCCTCGATCCTGGGCACCCGCCACGTCGCGATCGCGCTGTCGGCGGGCACCCTGTGCCACTGCATCGTCTTCATCCCGAACCTGTTCGGCGAACGCAATTTCCTCAGTATCTACCTGTCGCAGATCGCGATCACCATTTCGGTGTCGCTGCTGGCGTCGTGGCTGGTGGCGGTGAGTCTGATTCCGATGATTTCGGCGCGGCTGAAAACCCCGCCGGCGGTGCGTTCCGACCGCGGGCTGATCCCGCGCCTGCAGACCGCCTACGCACGGCTGCTGCGCTGGACGTTGGCGCACCGCGGCTGGAGCGTGCTCGGCATCCTGGTGATCGTCGCGGTCAGCATCTATCCGATGAAGCACACCAAGTTCGACATGTTCGGCGGCGACGACGGCACCGAAACCTATGTCGGCTACAACTGGAAAGGCTCGTACACCATCCCGCAGATGTCGCAGGAGATCCTGCGCGTCGAGAACTATCTCGAAGAGAACCGGAAGAAGTACCACATCAAACAGATCTACTCCTTCTTCGGCGAGCAGGGCGATGCCGGCACCATGGTCACCTTCGAAGACGACATGGCGGGCAAGACCAAACCGCTGGTCGAGGCGATCGGCAAGGACATGCCGAAATCCGCGCGCGCGGACATCAATGTCGGAAACGGCGGCGGAGGGCCCGGCGGCGGCCAGCCCGGGCAGAACGTGCAGGTGCAACTGGTCGGCGATTCTTCAGAAACGCTGATGGCATTGGGCAACGATCTGGTGCCGATCCTGTCCAAACGAAAGGAACTGCGCGATGTGCGTGTGGATATCGGCGACCAGAACAGCGAATTGACCGTGAGCGTGGACCGCGAACGCGCCGCGACGTTCGGCTTCAGCGCCGAGCAGGTGTCCAGGTTCGTCGGCCTGGCCCTGCGCGGCGCGCAGTTGCGCGAATTCCGCCGCGGCGAGACGGAGGTACCGGTCTGGGTGCGCTTCGCGGGCGCGGAACGGTACGGCGTCGAGGACATCGCCGCCTTCACGGTGCGCGCGCCAGACGGCCGCACGGTGCCGCTGCTGAGCATGGTCGACGTCGCGGTGCGCCCTGCGGCGACGCAGGTGCAGCGCACCAACCGCCAGACCACGCTGACCTTGAAAGCCAACCTGGCCGCCAAGACCACGATGCCGGAAGCGCGCAAGGCGATGGAGGACACGCTGAAGTCGATTTCATTCCCGGCCGGCTACAGCTATTCCTTCGACGGCAGCGCCTTCCAGGAAGACGACGACGCGATGAAGCAGATGATGTTCAATCTGGTCATCGCGCTGATCATGATCTACGTAGTGATGGCGGCTGTATTCGAGTCGCTGTTGTTCCCCTCGGCGATCATGAGCGGCGTGCTGTTTTCGGTGTTCGGCGTGTTCTGGCTGTTCTGGCTGACCGGCACCACCTTCGGGATCATGTCGTTCATCGGCATTCTGGTGCTGATGGGCGTGGTGGTGAACAACGGCATCGTGATGATCGAGCACATCAACAACCTGCGCCGTCGCGGCCTGTCGCGCACGGAAGCGCTAGTGGAAGGCAGCCGAGAGCGGCTGCGGCCGATCCTGATGACGATGGGCACCGCGATCCTGGCGATGGTGCCGATCGCGCTGGCCACCGGCGGCGGCAACAACAACATGCCTGCCTATTACCCGATGGCGCGCGCGATCGCCGGCGGCCTGGCGTTTTCTACCGTGGTCAGCCTGCTGTTCCTGCCGACGATCTATGCGATGCTCGACGACCTGAAGCACGGCAGCTCGAAACTGACGGCGCGCGCACGCGCCGGACGCGGCAACATGCCCACCGCGGCGATTACCGCCATCAAGGCCGAGTGA
- a CDS encoding efflux RND transporter permease subunit, with amino-acid sequence MASPSTGADKARAAAAATTSGLVEFSTRRRVTIFMITLTFVLFGFIALRDLKVNLLPDLSYPTLTVRTEYTGAAPAEIETLITEPVEEAVGVVKGLRKLKSVSRTGQSDVVLEFAWGTDMDQASLEVRDKIEVLSLPQEAKAPVLLRFNPSTEPILRLALSAKDAGADEADTIRKLTELRRYADDDLKKKLEPVEGVAAVKVGGGLEDEIQVDIDQQKLAQLNLPIDTVIQRLQQENINISGGRLEEGSQRYLVRTVNQFASVPEMREMLVTTQSGGNNAAQSAAAQMAAIAASTGDAAAMAAAASVQSANSSSSAAIAGGMPVRLKDIADVRQGFKEREAIIRLAGKEAVELAIYKEGDANTVATADAIQERLEQIKSQVPPDVELTTIDDQSQFIRNAIHDVKVDAVIGGVLAVLIIFLFLRDGWSTFVIGLSLPVSIIATFFFMDRLGLSLNVMSLGGLALATGLVVDDSIVVLESIAKARERGLGIIDAAIAGTREVSMAVVASTLTTIAVFLPLVFVQGIAGQLFRDQAMTVAIAIAISLVVAMTLIPMLSSLKGKPPLSFPEEEPHPKWQPKSKLQKPVAAVGHGVGAASRGIFFGIAWFFIRVWRGLVAVVGPVMRKFSDLAMAPYGRAERGYLKLLPAALRRPWLVLGFAAAAFAATLLVVPLLGADLIPQLAQDRFEMTVKLPPGTPLRETDKLVRELQQAHDKDPGIRALYGVSGSGTRLDANPTESGENIGKLTVVMADGGSKQVEAEETERLRASMQAHPGAQVDFSRPELFSFSTPLEIELRGQDLGTIETAGQKMAAMLRANPHYADVKSTVEQGFPEIQIRFDQDRAGALGLTTRQIADVVVKKVRGDVATRYSFRDRKIDVLVRAQESDRASVEDIRRLIVNPNSAQPVTLESVAEVVSTVGPSEIHRADQVRVAIVSANLRDVDLGTAVAEVQNMVAENPLGPDVGMHIGGQGEELDDSIKSLLFAFGLAIFLVYLVMASQFESLLHPFVILFTIPLALVGAVLALLLTGSPVSVVVFIGLILLVGLVVKNAIILIDKVNQLREAGTPKHEALIEGARSRLRPIIMTTMCTLFGFLPLALAFGEGAEVRSPMAITVIGGLLVSTLLTLVVIPVVYDLLDRRADEYYRERGRRARRDAEAVAEHIHDEQAPLAGPDAV; translated from the coding sequence ATGGCGTCGCCAAGCACGGGCGCCGACAAGGCGCGCGCGGCGGCCGCAGCGACCACCTCCGGCCTGGTCGAATTCTCCACGCGCCGCCGCGTGACCATCTTCATGATCACGCTGACCTTCGTGCTGTTCGGCTTCATCGCCCTGCGCGACCTGAAGGTCAACCTGCTGCCCGACCTGAGCTACCCGACGCTGACGGTGCGCACCGAGTACACCGGCGCTGCGCCGGCGGAAATCGAAACGCTGATCACCGAACCGGTGGAAGAAGCCGTCGGCGTGGTGAAAGGCCTGCGCAAGCTCAAGTCGGTGTCGCGCACCGGACAGAGCGACGTGGTGCTCGAATTCGCCTGGGGCACCGACATGGACCAGGCCAGCCTGGAGGTGCGCGACAAGATCGAAGTGCTCTCTCTGCCGCAGGAAGCCAAGGCGCCGGTGCTGCTGCGCTTCAATCCCTCGACCGAGCCGATCCTGCGCCTGGCGCTGTCGGCCAAGGATGCCGGCGCCGACGAGGCCGACACCATCCGCAAGCTGACCGAGCTGCGCCGCTACGCCGACGACGACCTGAAGAAGAAGCTCGAGCCGGTGGAAGGCGTCGCCGCGGTCAAGGTCGGCGGCGGCCTGGAAGACGAAATCCAGGTCGACATCGACCAGCAGAAGCTCGCGCAACTCAACTTGCCGATCGATACCGTCATCCAGCGCCTGCAGCAGGAGAACATCAACATCTCCGGCGGACGCCTGGAAGAAGGTTCGCAGCGCTATCTGGTGCGCACGGTGAACCAGTTCGCCAGCGTGCCGGAAATGCGCGAGATGCTGGTCACCACGCAGAGCGGCGGCAACAACGCGGCGCAAAGCGCGGCGGCGCAGATGGCCGCCATCGCGGCCTCCACCGGCGATGCGGCGGCGATGGCTGCGGCGGCTTCGGTGCAGAGCGCGAACTCTTCGTCGTCCGCCGCCATCGCCGGCGGCATGCCGGTGCGGCTGAAAGACATCGCCGACGTGCGCCAGGGCTTCAAGGAGCGCGAGGCGATCATCCGCCTGGCCGGAAAGGAAGCGGTCGAGCTGGCGATCTACAAAGAAGGCGACGCGAACACTGTCGCTACGGCCGATGCGATCCAGGAACGGCTGGAGCAGATCAAATCGCAGGTTCCGCCGGACGTGGAACTGACCACGATCGACGACCAATCGCAGTTCATCCGCAACGCGATCCACGACGTGAAAGTGGATGCGGTGATCGGCGGCGTGCTGGCCGTCCTGATCATCTTCCTGTTCCTGCGCGACGGCTGGAGCACGTTCGTGATCGGCCTGTCGCTGCCGGTATCGATCATCGCCACCTTCTTCTTCATGGACCGGTTGGGCTTGAGCTTGAACGTCATGTCGCTCGGCGGCCTGGCGCTGGCGACCGGCCTGGTGGTGGACGATTCGATCGTGGTGCTGGAAAGCATCGCCAAGGCGCGCGAGCGCGGCCTGGGCATCATCGACGCGGCGATCGCCGGCACGCGCGAAGTCAGCATGGCCGTGGTAGCGTCGACGCTGACCACGATCGCCGTGTTCCTGCCGCTGGTGTTCGTGCAGGGCATCGCCGGCCAGCTGTTCCGCGACCAGGCGATGACGGTGGCGATCGCGATCGCCATCTCGCTGGTGGTGGCGATGACGCTGATTCCGATGCTGAGTTCGCTGAAAGGGAAGCCACCGCTGTCTTTCCCGGAAGAAGAACCGCATCCGAAGTGGCAGCCAAAGTCGAAGTTGCAGAAGCCGGTCGCCGCAGTCGGCCACGGCGTGGGCGCGGCCTCGCGGGGCATTTTCTTCGGCATCGCCTGGTTCTTCATCCGCGTCTGGCGCGGCCTGGTCGCGGTGGTCGGGCCGGTGATGCGCAAGTTCAGCGATCTGGCGATGGCGCCGTACGGCCGCGCCGAGCGCGGCTACCTGAAATTGCTGCCTGCGGCATTGCGTCGCCCCTGGCTGGTGCTGGGCTTCGCGGCGGCGGCATTCGCAGCGACCTTGCTGGTAGTGCCGCTGCTCGGTGCGGACCTGATCCCGCAGCTGGCGCAGGACCGTTTCGAGATGACGGTGAAGCTGCCGCCCGGCACGCCGCTGCGCGAAACCGACAAGTTGGTGCGCGAGCTGCAGCAGGCGCACGACAAGGATCCCGGCATCCGCGCGTTGTACGGCGTCAGCGGCAGCGGCACGCGATTGGATGCCAATCCGACCGAAAGCGGCGAGAACATCGGCAAGTTGACCGTAGTGATGGCCGATGGCGGCAGCAAGCAGGTCGAGGCCGAAGAAACCGAGCGCCTGCGCGCGTCGATGCAGGCGCATCCTGGCGCGCAGGTCGACTTCAGCCGCCCGGAACTCTTCAGCTTCTCCACGCCGCTGGAAATCGAGCTGCGCGGCCAGGACCTGGGCACGATCGAAACCGCCGGGCAAAAGATGGCGGCGATGCTGCGCGCCAATCCGCACTACGCCGACGTCAAGTCGACGGTGGAGCAGGGCTTCCCGGAAATCCAGATCCGCTTCGACCAGGACCGCGCCGGCGCGCTCGGCTTGACCACGCGCCAGATAGCCGACGTGGTGGTGAAGAAAGTGCGCGGCGACGTCGCCACGCGCTACAGCTTCCGCGACCGCAAGATCGACGTGCTGGTGCGCGCGCAGGAATCCGATCGCGCGTCGGTCGAGGACATCCGCCGCCTGATCGTCAACCCGAACAGCGCCCAGCCAGTGACGCTGGAATCGGTGGCCGAGGTCGTTTCGACGGTGGGCCCCAGCGAAATCCACCGCGCCGACCAGGTGCGGGTGGCGATCGTTTCGGCGAACCTTCGCGACGTCGACTTGGGCACCGCGGTCGCCGAAGTGCAGAACATGGTGGCCGAGAATCCATTGGGTCCGGATGTGGGCATGCACATCGGCGGGCAGGGCGAGGAACTGGACGATTCGATCAAGTCGCTGTTGTTCGCATTCGGGTTGGCGATCTTCCTGGTCTATCTGGTGATGGCGTCGCAGTTCGAATCGCTGCTGCATCCGTTCGTGATCCTGTTCACCATTCCGCTGGCCCTGGTCGGCGCGGTGCTGGCGCTGCTGCTGACCGGTTCGCCGGTGTCGGTGGTGGTGTTCATCGGCCTGATCCTGCTGGTGGGCCTGGTGGTGAAGAACGCGATCATCCTGATCGACAAGGTCAACCAGCTGCGCGAGGCGGGCACGCCCAAGCACGAGGCGCTGATCGAAGGCGCGCGCTCGCGCTTGCGGCCGATCATCATGACCACGATGTGCACGCTGTTCGGCTTCCTGCCGCTGGCGCTGGCGTTCGGCGAAGGCGCCGAAGTGCGTTCGCCGATGGCGATCACGGTGATCGGCGGCCTGCTGGTGTCGACGCTGCTGACGCTGGTCGTCATCCCGGTGGTGTACGACCTGCTCGACCGCCGCGCCGACGAGTACTACCGCGAACGCGGACGCCGCGCGCGGCGCGATGCGGAGGCGGTAGCCGAGCACATCCACGACGAACAGGCGCCGCTGGCCGGCCCGGACGCGGTCTGA
- a CDS encoding c-type cytochrome, with protein MRPLPIACLALAIIAAPALAADPAKPLVGDAKKGHQLTYTCQGCHGIEGYKNAYPNYHVPRIGGQSQEYLRNALSEYKAGKRKHPTMQAQSESFSDQDIADIAAFLSELKP; from the coding sequence ATGCGACCGTTGCCGATCGCCTGCCTCGCGCTAGCCATCATTGCCGCCCCCGCCCTCGCCGCCGATCCGGCCAAGCCGCTGGTCGGCGACGCCAAGAAAGGCCACCAGCTGACCTACACCTGCCAGGGTTGCCATGGCATCGAGGGTTACAAGAACGCCTACCCGAACTATCACGTGCCCCGCATCGGCGGTCAATCGCAGGAATACCTGCGCAACGCCCTGAGCGAGTACAAGGCCGGCAAGCGCAAGCATCCGACCATGCAGGCCCAGTCCGAGAGTTTCTCGGACCAGGATATCGCCGATATCGCCGCCTTCCTTTCGGAGCTGAAGCCGTGA
- a CDS encoding c-type cytochrome, which translates to MSRAMTTTRLAFALLAALAFAACTPSGETPAEHSSADRGEGHTSSSAGLPKGHADAGEKRSLVKSKATNQSCIDCHGKEGNVPLDPTYPKLGGQYADYIAHSLQMYRDGDREHPLMSGQAKDLTDQEIADLAAFFSTRPSQLRDLHGVH; encoded by the coding sequence GTGAGCCGCGCCATGACCACGACCCGACTCGCCTTCGCCCTGCTCGCCGCCCTCGCCTTCGCGGCCTGCACCCCGTCCGGCGAAACGCCAGCCGAGCATTCGTCCGCCGACCGCGGCGAAGGCCACACTTCTTCATCCGCCGGGTTGCCGAAAGGCCATGCCGACGCCGGCGAGAAGCGCAGCCTGGTCAAGAGCAAGGCCACTAACCAGAGTTGCATCGACTGCCACGGCAAGGAAGGCAACGTGCCCCTGGATCCGACCTACCCCAAGCTGGGCGGCCAGTACGCGGACTACATCGCCCACTCGCTGCAGATGTACCGCGACGGCGACCGCGAGCATCCGCTGATGTCGGGACAGGCGAAGGATCTGACCGACCAGGAGATCGCCGACCTGGCCGCGTTTTTCTCGACGCGTCCGAGCCAGTTGCGCGACCTGCACGGCGTGCATTGA
- a CDS encoding efflux RND transporter periplasmic adaptor subunit: MPLFAHASGSARTHTASRARLLTTALLLASLCACKGGGGEGEAQAKDGKDNKPEAIPVEVARAAHRPIAASYTGTAPLEPRGESNVVAKTSGVALNVLVEEGQQVRAGQPLVRLDPDRARLAVAQTEAQMRKLENSYRRSQQLVAQQMISANDVDQIKYDLENMRAQHRLATLELSYATVLAPISGVIASRSIKDGNFVQINTPIFRIVDNSRLEATLNVPERELVTLKAGQPATMAVDALPGKSFSGKVDRVAPVVDSGSGTFRVVLAFENAGVLQPGMFGRIKIDYDQRADALVVPRSALLDDENDPAVFAIRAGKAARVPVKLGYTDGAWAEIRSGLKPGDQVVTAGKVALREGSVVQVISMDGKAVAQAKTPAKPATGKQ; this comes from the coding sequence ATGCCCCTTTTCGCCCATGCCAGCGGTTCCGCCAGGACGCATACCGCCAGCCGCGCCCGCCTGCTGACGACCGCCCTTCTGCTCGCCAGCCTATGCGCCTGCAAGGGTGGCGGAGGGGAAGGCGAGGCCCAGGCCAAGGACGGCAAAGACAACAAGCCCGAAGCCATTCCGGTGGAAGTGGCCCGCGCGGCGCATCGCCCGATCGCGGCCAGCTACACCGGCACCGCGCCGCTGGAGCCGCGCGGCGAATCGAACGTCGTCGCCAAGACCTCCGGTGTGGCACTGAACGTGCTTGTCGAGGAAGGCCAGCAGGTTCGCGCCGGCCAGCCGCTGGTGCGTCTGGATCCGGACCGCGCCCGCCTGGCGGTGGCCCAGACCGAAGCCCAGATGCGCAAGCTGGAGAACAGTTACCGCCGTTCCCAGCAGTTGGTCGCGCAGCAGATGATCAGCGCCAACGATGTCGATCAGATCAAATACGACCTGGAAAACATGCGCGCCCAGCATCGGCTGGCCACGCTCGAGCTGTCCTACGCGACCGTGCTGGCGCCGATTTCCGGCGTGATCGCCTCGCGTTCGATCAAGGACGGCAACTTCGTCCAGATCAATACGCCGATCTTCCGCATCGTCGACAACTCCAGGCTGGAAGCCACCCTCAACGTGCCCGAACGCGAGTTGGTCACGTTGAAGGCCGGACAGCCGGCGACGATGGCGGTGGATGCGCTGCCGGGCAAGAGTTTCAGCGGCAAGGTGGATCGCGTGGCGCCGGTGGTCGATTCGGGCAGCGGCACGTTCCGCGTGGTGCTGGCCTTCGAAAATGCAGGCGTGCTGCAGCCCGGCATGTTCGGCCGCATCAAGATCGATTACGACCAGCGCGCCGATGCGCTGGTGGTGCCGCGCAGCGCGTTGCTGGACGACGAGAACGACCCGGCCGTGTTCGCCATCCGCGCCGGTAAAGCCGCACGCGTGCCGGTCAAGCTGGGTTACACCGATGGCGCCTGGGCCGAAATCCGCAGCGGGCTGAAACCGGGCGATCAGGTCGTGACCGCCGGCAAGGTGGCGCTGCGCGAAGGCAGCGTGGTGCAAGTCATTTCGATGGACGGCAAGGCGGTCGCGCAAGCCAAGACCCCGGCCAAACCCGCCACTGGTAAGCAGTAA